In Candidatus Obscuribacterales bacterium, a single window of DNA contains:
- the lpdA gene encoding dihydrolipoyl dehydrogenase — MVMGEMAQNVDLVVIGAGPGGYTAALRAAELGIKTMLVDSREKPGGVCLHVGCIPSKALLHAAEVIDSSKAAAQFGITFQPPKIDINALRTWKQGVTDKLAQGIVGMCKSAGVEIVVGHAEFQDSKTLRVEQEHGSMRVNFKHAILATGSRPVVPKGLDLQSKRLMDSTSALAIEEIPKKLLIIGGGYIGLEMGTVYAALGAEVTVVEMMDGLLPGVDRDLVKPLAQHLQETFKAIYLNTKVAGIREEQDGIVASFEGKDVPATEKFDRVLVSVGRRPNSDNLGLETTQVKIDKHGFVEIDDQCKTADKRILAIGDVSGQPMLAHRAMRQGIVAAEVLAGRDTVFDNRCIPAIVFTEPEIAWVGITETEAKAQGVEVVAAKFPWSASGRAMTLGEPVGQTKIIYDPKTTLVLGVGIVGPRAGELISEAALAIEMGAVLEDLLVTIHPHPTLSETVNEAAIVANKRIERQSKTAAKV; from the coding sequence ATGGTTATGGGCGAAATGGCGCAGAATGTCGATCTTGTAGTCATCGGCGCCGGACCTGGTGGTTATACCGCAGCTCTACGCGCAGCTGAGTTGGGCATTAAAACAATGCTCGTCGACAGCCGTGAAAAGCCGGGTGGCGTTTGCTTGCACGTTGGATGTATTCCATCCAAAGCGCTATTGCATGCTGCCGAAGTAATTGATTCCAGCAAAGCAGCTGCTCAATTTGGCATTACATTTCAGCCTCCCAAAATCGATATCAATGCATTGCGCACCTGGAAGCAAGGCGTAACAGACAAGCTTGCTCAAGGCATTGTCGGCATGTGCAAGAGTGCAGGCGTTGAAATAGTTGTTGGTCATGCAGAGTTTCAAGACTCAAAAACACTTCGTGTTGAGCAAGAGCACGGCTCCATGCGCGTTAACTTCAAACACGCAATTCTAGCGACCGGTTCGCGTCCTGTTGTGCCGAAGGGTTTAGACCTGCAAAGCAAGCGTTTGATGGATTCAACATCAGCCTTAGCCATTGAAGAAATACCTAAGAAGCTATTGATTATCGGTGGCGGCTACATTGGTTTGGAAATGGGAACTGTTTACGCTGCTTTGGGAGCTGAGGTAACCGTTGTCGAAATGATGGACGGACTTCTGCCTGGCGTGGACAGAGATCTCGTAAAACCATTAGCGCAACACTTACAAGAAACGTTCAAAGCAATTTACTTGAACACAAAAGTTGCCGGTATCAGAGAAGAACAAGACGGTATTGTCGCTTCATTTGAAGGCAAGGATGTTCCAGCTACTGAAAAATTTGATCGCGTTCTAGTCTCAGTCGGTCGTAGACCAAATAGCGATAATCTGGGATTGGAAACAACGCAAGTCAAAATCGACAAACACGGTTTTGTCGAAATCGACGATCAATGCAAAACTGCCGACAAGCGCATTTTGGCAATTGGTGATGTCTCTGGACAGCCGATGCTCGCCCACCGCGCAATGCGTCAAGGTATTGTTGCAGCTGAAGTTTTGGCAGGACGTGACACAGTATTTGATAATCGCTGCATTCCGGCAATTGTTTTCACTGAGCCGGAAATTGCTTGGGTCGGTATTACTGAAACCGAAGCAAAAGCTCAAGGCGTTGAAGTTGTTGCCGCCAAATTCCCATGGTCGGCTTCCGGTCGTGCCATGACTTTGGGCGAGCCGGTCGGACAAACGAAGATTATTTACGATCCGAAAACGACGCTTGTTTTAGGTGTAGGTATCGTTGGACCACGTGCCGGCGAATTAATAAGCGAAGCTGCATTGGCAATTGAAATGGGCGCCGTGTTGGAAGACTTGCTTGTCACAATTCACCCACACCCGACGCTTTCTGAAACGGTTAATGAAGCTGCAATCGTCGCCAACAAGCGCATCGAAAGACAGAGCAAAACAGCAGCCAAGGTTTAA
- a CDS encoding ATP-binding protein, which produces MRIVITGGPSVGKTTLIQLLQKRGYPVIEEQATKTIKDGKFLPWEDRNAFQHEVLRCQLDEESRLNDEGRVIFLDRGVFDGEAYFIYDRLFVPAAFSRLNADRYDLAFLVEELPFFETNDVRRENIEFTREISNILERCYIKRGVPVVRVPFMTPEERVNFVISETRKLVPSVTMMHADNQKSMPVGAMLAEALVNLA; this is translated from the coding sequence ATGAGAATCGTGATAACTGGTGGGCCTTCGGTTGGCAAGACTACGCTGATTCAGCTTTTGCAGAAGCGCGGTTACCCGGTTATTGAGGAGCAAGCAACTAAGACCATCAAGGACGGCAAGTTCTTGCCTTGGGAAGACCGCAATGCGTTTCAACACGAAGTCTTGCGCTGTCAGCTTGATGAAGAATCCCGCCTGAACGACGAAGGGCGCGTCATTTTCCTTGACAGAGGCGTTTTTGACGGCGAAGCTTACTTTATCTACGATAGGCTTTTTGTGCCGGCGGCATTTTCAAGACTCAATGCCGACCGTTATGACTTGGCGTTTCTCGTTGAAGAACTGCCGTTTTTTGAAACCAACGATGTGCGCAGGGAAAATATTGAATTCACTCGCGAAATATCCAACATCTTGGAGCGCTGCTACATCAAGCGCGGTGTGCCCGTTGTACGCGTACCGTTTATGACTCCGGAAGAACGAGTTAACTTTGTAATATCGGAAACACGCAAACTAGTGCCGTCTGTAACAATGATGCATGCAGACAACCAAAAATCTATGCCAGTCGGCGCCATGCTGGCTGAAGCCCTAGTAAACCTGGCTTAA
- a CDS encoding 2-oxo acid dehydrogenase subunit E2, producing the protein MSTEFLLPDLGEGIHEAEVLGILVKEGESIKEDQGIFEVETDKAVVEIPSPVTGIVEKIHVNVGQTVKVGMVMVTFGESKGAQPARAKEEAKASTVAAKTSEKIAHETAQPVAARSNGGQAVTGRPVPAAPATRRVARELGVDLTQVIGSGPAGRVMREDVVAFKEGGSPSKLPASPKVPDTVSVTTMYGGPKKEGEALEPFSTSYVEMPDFSKYGPVDRVPLRSIRRKIAQSMATSWAHIPHVTHCDEADITHLNESLKKHEKEIAERGGRLTLTVVALKAVASALKKYPQFNSSLDEKTGEIVFKRYYNIGIAVATERGLIVPVIRNVDQKSLPELAIELNDIARKTREGKIELDRLQGGTFTITNIGAIGGTNMVPMVNYPECAILGMARSVQKPVVRDGAIQIRWILPLAMSFDHRLADGAESAYFVRHVINCLEDPLQLLLEV; encoded by the coding sequence ATGTCGACTGAGTTTTTATTACCGGACCTAGGTGAAGGAATTCACGAAGCTGAGGTTCTGGGTATCCTTGTTAAGGAAGGCGAATCCATCAAAGAAGATCAAGGTATCTTCGAGGTGGAAACCGACAAAGCCGTTGTAGAAATACCCTCGCCTGTTACAGGCATCGTGGAGAAAATTCACGTCAATGTTGGGCAAACAGTTAAGGTCGGCATGGTTATGGTGACTTTCGGTGAATCCAAAGGTGCCCAGCCGGCTCGTGCTAAAGAAGAAGCGAAAGCTTCGACAGTTGCCGCCAAGACTTCTGAAAAAATCGCTCACGAAACGGCGCAACCAGTTGCTGCTCGCAGCAACGGCGGACAAGCTGTGACGGGTCGTCCGGTGCCGGCTGCTCCTGCGACAAGAAGAGTAGCTAGAGAATTAGGAGTTGATTTAACTCAAGTAATAGGCAGTGGTCCTGCTGGTCGCGTTATGCGCGAAGATGTAGTCGCCTTTAAAGAAGGCGGATCGCCAAGCAAATTGCCGGCGTCACCTAAAGTTCCGGATACCGTATCTGTTACAACAATGTACGGTGGACCGAAAAAAGAAGGCGAGGCTTTGGAGCCGTTCTCCACAAGCTATGTCGAAATGCCTGATTTCAGCAAGTACGGTCCAGTTGATCGCGTACCGTTGCGTTCCATCCGTCGCAAAATTGCTCAGAGCATGGCTACATCGTGGGCTCATATCCCGCACGTAACTCATTGCGATGAAGCTGACATTACTCATTTAAATGAGTCGCTGAAAAAGCATGAGAAAGAAATTGCTGAGCGTGGCGGCAGACTGACACTGACTGTCGTTGCCCTTAAGGCAGTTGCTTCAGCTCTGAAGAAATATCCGCAATTCAATTCCAGCCTTGATGAAAAAACAGGCGAAATTGTCTTCAAGCGCTACTACAATATTGGTATCGCTGTAGCAACCGAGCGCGGTTTAATCGTGCCGGTAATTAGAAATGTCGATCAAAAATCATTGCCGGAATTGGCCATTGAATTGAACGACATTGCTCGCAAGACTCGCGAAGGCAAAATAGAGTTGGACAGACTACAGGGCGGCACATTCACCATCACCAATATTGGTGCAATCGGTGGGACAAATATGGTGCCGATGGTTAATTACCCTGAGTGCGCTATTCTAGGAATGGCACGTTCTGTGCAAAAGCCAGTTGTGAGAGACGGTGCAATTCAAATCCGTTGGATACTGCCTTTGGCAATGTCCTTTGATCATCGTCTAGCAGATGGCGCTGAATCCGCTTACTTTGTAAGGCACGTAATCAACTGCCTGGAAGATCCGCTACAACTCTTACTGGAGGTCTAA
- a CDS encoding alpha-ketoacid dehydrogenase subunit beta produces MAEINMAKSINMALFEAMEKDSRVVVLGQDVGIDEGVFRITEGLHAKFGDKRVFDTPLAESGIIGTSIGMAINGLLPVAEIQFAGFDYYAYQQLESHAARFRNRTRGRVTVPMVMRAPSGAGIRALEHHSESREAIYCHTPGLKVVMPSGPRNARALMHAAINDPDPVIYYEPKALYRLFKEEVPDEIEVMPIGKAQVVRPGSDITIISYGATMRPCLEAAELLMEEDGVKAEVIDLLSLMPLDTETFVNSVAKTGRAVVVHEGPRACGVAAEVVSRINENVFLYLEAPVIRLTGYDVPVPYFSKEKFYIPDTDKVVEACRKTLRF; encoded by the coding sequence ATGGCTGAGATAAATATGGCCAAGTCCATCAACATGGCGCTCTTTGAGGCAATGGAAAAAGACAGCCGTGTAGTCGTTCTTGGTCAAGATGTTGGCATTGATGAAGGCGTTTTTCGTATTACCGAAGGTCTTCATGCCAAATTTGGCGATAAGCGCGTATTTGACACGCCACTAGCTGAATCCGGAATTATTGGTACCTCAATTGGTATGGCAATTAATGGACTCTTGCCGGTTGCCGAAATTCAGTTTGCCGGTTTTGACTATTACGCATACCAGCAATTGGAATCACACGCAGCGCGTTTTCGTAACAGAACCCGTGGTCGCGTAACTGTTCCCATGGTAATGCGCGCTCCATCAGGTGCGGGTATTCGTGCTCTTGAGCACCATTCGGAATCGCGTGAGGCTATCTACTGCCATACACCAGGACTGAAAGTTGTGATGCCATCCGGTCCAAGAAATGCTCGTGCATTAATGCATGCTGCGATAAATGATCCGGATCCGGTTATCTACTATGAGCCAAAAGCTTTGTATCGTCTTTTCAAGGAAGAAGTTCCGGATGAGATTGAAGTGATGCCGATTGGCAAAGCACAAGTTGTGCGTCCTGGTTCGGATATCACAATCATTTCTTACGGAGCAACGATGCGTCCTTGTTTGGAAGCAGCGGAACTCTTGATGGAAGAAGACGGCGTTAAGGCTGAAGTCATTGATTTACTTTCGCTTATGCCACTTGATACTGAAACATTTGTCAATTCAGTTGCTAAAACAGGTCGTGCGGTTGTTGTCCATGAAGGACCTCGTGCTTGCGGTGTGGCAGCTGAAGTTGTCTCGCGTATCAATGAAAATGTTTTCCTCTATTTGGAAGCACCCGTCATTCGTCTGACAGGCTACGATGTTCCTGTTCCTTACTTCTCTAAGGAAAAGTTCTACATTCCTGATACAGATAAAGTGGTTGAAGCTTGCCGTAAGACACTGAGGTTCTAG
- a CDS encoding acyl-CoA desaturase — protein MAEGSSVVLATILTFVAWFIGFYLYHGLGITLGYHRLLSHKALTVPKWLSYLIVSGGYFCLQGGPVVWVGVHRLHHQKTDMPGDPHAPEEGFIHALFGWMLGMKDKQSSEDLHRLCPDLMADPIYSRLGSTHNPMQAYACLAANIAFRLLILYFFGWIALAADLLASGMVFWSPQLVNTICHMPSMGYRLNDTRDKSRNVWWVALLALGEGWHNNHHAVPKSARHGFAWWEIDVTWYAVWVLEKLGLSKNIVRPPKHIRSNS, from the coding sequence ATGGCAGAAGGTTCTTCAGTAGTTTTAGCTACGATTTTGACGTTTGTAGCTTGGTTTATCGGCTTCTATCTCTATCACGGACTTGGGATTACTCTGGGTTATCATCGCCTTCTGTCTCATAAGGCATTAACAGTACCCAAATGGCTCAGCTATTTGATTGTTTCAGGCGGATACTTCTGTTTGCAGGGTGGACCCGTCGTTTGGGTAGGCGTGCATCGCTTGCACCACCAGAAAACCGACATGCCTGGTGATCCACACGCGCCGGAAGAAGGTTTCATTCACGCGCTATTTGGCTGGATGCTTGGAATGAAGGACAAGCAGTCTAGTGAAGATTTGCATCGCCTTTGTCCAGACTTAATGGCTGATCCTATCTATAGCCGACTCGGCAGCACACACAATCCAATGCAGGCTTATGCATGCTTGGCGGCAAACATTGCATTTCGCTTGCTAATCCTTTATTTCTTCGGCTGGATAGCACTAGCTGCCGACCTACTTGCTTCGGGCATGGTTTTCTGGAGCCCGCAACTGGTTAACACCATTTGTCACATGCCGTCCATGGGTTACCGACTTAACGACACGCGCGACAAGAGCCGCAATGTCTGGTGGGTAGCATTACTCGCGCTTGGCGAAGGTTGGCACAACAATCACCATGCCGTACCTAAGTCAGCTCGTCATGGTTTTGCCTGGTGGGAAATTGATGTTACTTGGTACGCTGTCTGGGTTTTAGAAAAACTTGGATTATCAAAAAACATCGTGCGTCCGCCGAAGCATATTAGATCAAACAGTTAG
- a CDS encoding CoA-acylating methylmalonate-semialdehyde dehydrogenase, producing MPVAESKATACQLFIGGKWQDSQATNFSNVSNPNTGEVIARVPMCGSGEVDLAVQAAQKAFADWAETPVVERARVMFRFKALLEANYEEIAKTVTREHGKTLPEAKASVQRGIEVVEFACGIPSLMMGESLENIARNVDCETMRHPLGVCAGITPFNFPAMVPLWMYPIAITCGNTFVLKPSEKVPMSSMIIAKYLAEAGLPEGVLNIVHGGKEAVDALLEHPLVKAVSFVGSTRIAKYIYEKGTLNGKRVQAAGGAKNHIIIMPDADMDQTVQALQASAFGCAGERCMAGSLAVPVGEAADILIPKLADATRSLKVGRTDMGGSVDMGPVISADHLAKVKSLIDKGVAEGADAVVDGRSIKVADSPNGYFLGPTILDQVKPQSTVAKEEIFGPVLSVVRVNTVEDAIELGQQCPFGNGAVMFTSSGRAAREFKHRFNAGMIGINVGVPAPMAWFPFTGWNASFFGDLHIQGKEGIQFYTQQKMTMTRWFGTSSKKGFDDPIWKGKS from the coding sequence ATGCCAGTAGCGGAGAGCAAAGCGACTGCCTGTCAGCTTTTTATTGGTGGTAAGTGGCAAGATTCCCAAGCCACAAACTTCAGCAACGTAAGCAACCCAAATACGGGTGAAGTTATTGCCCGCGTTCCAATGTGCGGTAGCGGTGAAGTAGACCTGGCTGTTCAAGCAGCGCAAAAGGCGTTTGCTGATTGGGCTGAAACTCCTGTAGTTGAGCGCGCTCGCGTGATGTTTCGCTTTAAGGCTTTGCTTGAAGCTAACTATGAAGAGATTGCAAAAACAGTTACACGTGAACACGGCAAAACATTGCCTGAAGCAAAAGCTTCTGTTCAACGTGGTATCGAAGTTGTTGAATTTGCCTGCGGTATTCCCAGCTTGATGATGGGTGAATCGTTGGAAAACATTGCCCGCAATGTCGACTGTGAAACTATGAGACACCCCCTTGGTGTTTGCGCTGGTATCACTCCTTTTAACTTCCCGGCAATGGTGCCTCTCTGGATGTATCCAATTGCCATCACATGCGGAAACACATTTGTTTTGAAGCCATCGGAAAAAGTGCCGATGTCCAGCATGATCATTGCAAAATATCTTGCTGAAGCTGGATTACCTGAAGGCGTATTGAACATTGTCCACGGTGGCAAGGAAGCAGTTGATGCACTTCTTGAGCATCCATTGGTGAAGGCTGTATCTTTCGTTGGTTCAACTCGCATCGCTAAATACATCTACGAAAAAGGCACTCTCAACGGCAAGCGCGTGCAAGCAGCTGGTGGAGCTAAAAATCACATCATCATCATGCCTGATGCCGATATGGACCAAACCGTACAGGCGCTGCAAGCTTCAGCTTTCGGCTGTGCCGGTGAGCGTTGCATGGCAGGCTCATTGGCTGTGCCTGTTGGTGAAGCTGCCGACATTCTTATTCCCAAACTCGCAGATGCCACACGTAGTCTCAAAGTCGGACGTACCGATATGGGCGGCAGTGTCGATATGGGTCCTGTTATCAGTGCTGATCACTTAGCTAAAGTGAAGAGCCTGATTGATAAGGGTGTCGCTGAAGGTGCAGATGCCGTTGTTGACGGACGTTCCATCAAAGTTGCTGATTCTCCAAATGGCTATTTCCTCGGACCGACAATTCTCGATCAAGTAAAACCACAGTCAACGGTTGCTAAAGAAGAAATATTTGGACCAGTTCTTTCTGTTGTCCGTGTAAACACAGTTGAAGATGCCATCGAACTGGGTCAACAGTGTCCATTTGGTAACGGAGCCGTAATGTTCACCAGCAGCGGACGAGCTGCTCGTGAATTTAAGCATCGCTTTAATGCCGGCATGATCGGAATTAATGTTGGCGTACCGGCACCGATGGCGTGGTTCCCCTTCACAGGTTGGAACGCTTCTTTCTTCGGTGACTTGCATATTCAAGGCAAAGAAGGGATTCAGTTTTACACCCAACAGAAAATGACTATGACACGTTGGTTTGGAACCTCTAGCAAAAAAGGCTTCGACGATCCAATATGGAAAGGTAAGTCCTAG
- a CDS encoding response regulator translates to MNGPFLNSIEEELAMLSFVFDSIEEGVAVWDCLGKFQYRNRAAKEIYGLADVPSYPPEDWVKSFGCFLSDGVTPYELKDLPAYRALHGEDVPDAEVFLRNETVPNGLLLRCNTRTLRNKEGEIIGALCIFSDVTAKRAAESNIRKLNIDLQSRVTELNEANQSLQMLTMELERARDQALESSRIKSQFVANISHEIRTPLAAVIGLTEILLSQTLKDEEALLALQCHKSAQSLLEIVNDILDFSKIEADKLGLDIGDFDLRAMVAETVELFERQAEEKKLQLSMAVDSDVPQILSGDSVRLKQILTNLLSNSVKFTERGEINVVVRLVARDDGHATVEFSVSDTGIGLSQEEIETLFRPFVQVNGESTRKQGGTGLGLSISKRLTELMVGEISVESKKGVGSRFWFVVNLRVPDISADSDVWKSKQKFLDTIPPASAVNADRAAKEVLIVEDNAVLQKLITFQLRHLGLTGEVASTGLHALEAFKKKKFCLILMDVQMPEMDGFQATLEIRKLEAGSAKHTPIVALTASAMEGDRERCLAAGMDDYLVKPVKLDRFKEVVEKWINR, encoded by the coding sequence ATGAACGGACCTTTTCTCAATTCGATTGAAGAAGAACTAGCCATGTTGTCCTTTGTCTTCGATAGTATCGAAGAAGGCGTGGCTGTTTGGGACTGCCTTGGAAAATTTCAGTATCGTAATCGAGCAGCCAAAGAAATATACGGGCTGGCTGATGTGCCGAGCTATCCTCCCGAAGATTGGGTGAAAAGCTTTGGTTGCTTCCTGTCTGACGGCGTAACGCCTTACGAATTGAAAGATTTGCCGGCCTACAGGGCTTTGCATGGCGAAGACGTGCCCGATGCGGAAGTTTTTCTGCGCAATGAGACAGTACCAAATGGTCTTCTGTTGCGTTGCAACACCAGAACATTGCGAAATAAGGAGGGTGAGATAATTGGCGCACTCTGCATATTTAGTGATGTCACAGCGAAAAGAGCTGCTGAATCAAACATTCGGAAACTAAACATTGATTTGCAGAGCCGCGTAACTGAACTAAATGAAGCTAACCAGTCTTTGCAAATGCTTACTATGGAACTTGAAAGAGCGCGCGATCAAGCTCTTGAATCTTCCCGCATTAAGTCGCAGTTTGTCGCCAACATCAGCCATGAAATCCGTACGCCTCTTGCAGCAGTTATTGGATTGACGGAAATTCTACTTTCGCAAACATTGAAAGATGAAGAAGCCTTGTTGGCTTTGCAATGCCATAAATCGGCGCAATCACTGCTCGAAATTGTCAACGACATTCTAGATTTCTCCAAAATAGAAGCAGACAAATTAGGTTTGGATATTGGCGATTTTGACTTACGGGCTATGGTTGCCGAGACAGTAGAACTATTCGAGCGTCAGGCAGAAGAAAAGAAATTACAACTTTCGATGGCGGTCGACTCCGACGTCCCTCAAATATTAAGTGGAGATTCGGTCAGGCTGAAACAGATTCTCACCAATTTGCTCAGCAACAGCGTCAAATTTACTGAGCGTGGAGAAATAAACGTCGTTGTGCGTTTGGTTGCGCGCGATGACGGACACGCTACCGTGGAGTTTTCGGTTAGTGACACGGGCATAGGATTGTCTCAGGAAGAAATTGAGACTTTATTCCGCCCGTTCGTGCAAGTGAATGGTGAAAGTACTCGCAAACAAGGCGGCACAGGACTTGGTTTATCTATAAGCAAACGACTAACAGAGCTTATGGTCGGCGAAATTTCTGTTGAAAGCAAAAAGGGTGTTGGTTCACGTTTCTGGTTTGTCGTTAATTTGAGAGTTCCGGATATTTCAGCGGATTCTGATGTCTGGAAATCGAAACAAAAGTTTCTGGATACAATTCCGCCCGCAAGTGCTGTAAATGCCGACCGTGCTGCCAAAGAAGTCTTGATAGTGGAAGATAATGCGGTTTTGCAAAAACTGATTACGTTTCAGCTAAGACATTTGGGATTGACTGGAGAAGTAGCATCGACAGGGTTACATGCGCTCGAAGCATTTAAGAAAAAGAAATTCTGCCTTATTCTAATGGATGTGCAAATGCCTGAAATGGACGGTTTCCAGGCAACATTGGAAATTAGAAAGTTAGAGGCTGGCTCTGCCAAGCACACACCAATTGTTGCCCTTACTGCCTCTGCAATGGAAGGCGACCGCGAAAGATGTTTGGCCGCGGGAATGGATGACTATCTAGTTAAGCCGGTAAAACTAGATAGGTTCAAAGAAGTTGTTGAAAAATGGATCAACCGCTAA
- a CDS encoding patatin-like phospholipase family protein produces MELKSRISQSLVAVFLAATTMLPSASALEPNNNHPKVALVMGGGGTRGCAHVGVLRVLHDAGVPIDFIVGTSMGSVVGGLYAAGCSPSQIEKMILDKSMMRAFDTVPIKMRVALTPVFFVPRVFGRHSYEGLYGGSKFCKYLNGRTSSSCSGNIEDFKIPFYAVATDLLNGEPVILKSGKLGTVLQASCAVPFLRKPVQIDGKLLTDGGIVCNLPVKKAQELGADIVIAVDVNETIKEMPDEYFHHLGSVSRRCSSLMLEKLDKEDAAAADVLIKPMTTGIYLLSRNMDDARKAISEGEQAARDALPKIQQVLNDRGVLAKNDSGLIQMVEYKAEDKDSPQVGRF; encoded by the coding sequence ATGGAACTAAAATCGAGAATTTCTCAAAGCTTAGTTGCCGTTTTTTTAGCAGCAACAACAATGTTGCCGTCAGCCAGTGCTTTAGAACCTAACAATAACCATCCAAAAGTTGCATTAGTAATGGGTGGCGGCGGCACACGTGGTTGCGCACACGTAGGTGTTTTGCGCGTGCTCCATGACGCAGGCGTGCCCATTGATTTCATTGTCGGCACAAGTATGGGTTCTGTAGTGGGCGGGTTATATGCCGCTGGTTGCAGCCCGAGTCAAATTGAAAAAATGATCTTAGATAAGTCCATGATGAGGGCTTTTGATACTGTGCCCATTAAGATGCGCGTTGCGCTCACGCCGGTCTTTTTCGTGCCTCGTGTATTTGGGCGTCACTCTTATGAGGGGCTTTATGGTGGGTCGAAGTTTTGTAAGTATCTAAACGGTCGTACTTCGTCTTCGTGTTCCGGCAATATCGAAGATTTCAAAATACCTTTTTATGCGGTAGCCACGGATCTCTTAAATGGTGAACCGGTCATTCTTAAGTCCGGAAAATTGGGAACCGTCTTGCAGGCAAGCTGCGCGGTGCCTTTTCTGAGAAAACCTGTGCAGATTGACGGCAAGCTACTTACAGATGGTGGCATTGTTTGCAATTTGCCGGTGAAAAAGGCTCAAGAACTCGGTGCGGATATCGTCATTGCTGTAGATGTTAACGAGACTATCAAGGAAATGCCTGATGAGTACTTCCACCACCTTGGCTCTGTGAGCCGCCGGTGCTCTTCGCTTATGTTGGAAAAACTAGACAAAGAGGACGCAGCAGCTGCCGACGTTCTTATTAAGCCAATGACCACCGGCATTTATTTGCTATCAAGAAACATGGATGATGCCAGAAAAGCAATTTCTGAGGGAGAGCAAGCCGCACGTGACGCTTTGCCGAAGATTCAACAGGTGCTGAATGATAGGGGAGTCCTGGCGAAAAACGACAGTGGGCTTATCCAAATGGTCGAATACAAGGCAGAAGACAAGGACAGTCCGCAAGTAGGGCGCTTCTAG
- the pdhA gene encoding pyruvate dehydrogenase (acetyl-transferring) E1 component subunit alpha, giving the protein MPRKELEFDYTVETLSIVDEEGNVDKALEPKLSDKELLDMFRWMLYSRRVDERQLNLQRQGRIGTFPQSTGHEAIGLGSVFAIEKSDWFVPAYRELVCFLYRGWPLERLLLYWAGFEEGAVPPEGVNDLPICVPVASQLLHASGIGMANNIKGENKVVLTYFGDGSSSEGDFHEGINFAAVFNAPVIFVCENNQFAISEPLHKQTRTKTIAQKAVGYGVPGVRVDGNDVLAVYVATKEAIERARKGEGPTLLDCLTYRYTPHTTADDPKKYRSDEEAQKWAKREPLIRFAKYLEKKGLLNDEKRQKMETEIDEEIKEAVKKMETLAKSKELMEPLAMFDFLYADVPVHLEVQKHELAESLGRGDEVSTKSNPQRSIAGTAKRGG; this is encoded by the coding sequence ATGCCAAGAAAAGAGCTGGAGTTCGATTACACAGTCGAGACTCTCTCCATCGTTGATGAAGAGGGCAATGTCGACAAGGCTTTAGAGCCTAAGCTGAGCGACAAAGAATTGTTGGACATGTTCCGCTGGATGCTTTATTCCAGACGTGTGGATGAGCGTCAGCTCAATTTGCAGAGACAGGGACGCATCGGTACGTTTCCGCAGTCCACAGGACACGAGGCGATAGGACTTGGTTCCGTGTTTGCTATCGAAAAATCCGATTGGTTTGTGCCTGCATATCGCGAATTAGTTTGTTTCCTTTACCGCGGTTGGCCGTTAGAAAGACTGCTTCTCTATTGGGCAGGCTTTGAAGAAGGCGCTGTGCCACCGGAAGGCGTCAATGATTTGCCTATCTGCGTGCCAGTAGCTTCACAGTTGTTGCATGCATCCGGCATCGGTATGGCTAACAACATCAAGGGCGAAAACAAAGTTGTTTTGACTTACTTCGGGGACGGATCTTCTTCGGAAGGTGATTTCCATGAAGGCATAAATTTTGCTGCTGTGTTCAATGCACCGGTTATTTTTGTTTGCGAAAACAACCAATTCGCCATATCCGAGCCATTGCACAAGCAAACCCGCACAAAGACAATTGCTCAAAAGGCAGTTGGCTATGGCGTACCTGGCGTACGAGTTGATGGCAATGATGTCTTGGCAGTGTATGTTGCCACCAAAGAAGCCATTGAGCGTGCGCGCAAAGGCGAGGGTCCTACCTTGCTGGATTGTTTGACTTATCGTTATACCCCGCACACCACTGCTGATGATCCGAAGAAATATCGCTCGGATGAAGAAGCACAAAAGTGGGCTAAGCGTGAACCTCTGATTCGTTTTGCTAAATACCTTGAGAAGAAAGGATTGCTCAACGATGAGAAGAGACAAAAAATGGAAACAGAAATTGACGAGGAGATAAAAGAAGCCGTGAAGAAGATGGAAACTTTAGCTAAGAGCAAAGAACTCATGGAACCATTGGCAATGTTCGATTTCCTTTACGCCGATGTTCCAGTGCACTTGGAAGTTCAGAAGCATGAATTAGCCGAGTCCCTCGGACGTGGTGATGAAGTTTCCACCAAGTCCAATCCGCAGCGCAGCATTGCCGGAACGGCAAAAAGAGGTGGCTAA